A stretch of DNA from Anopheles ziemanni chromosome 3, idAnoZiCoDA_A2_x.2, whole genome shotgun sequence:
ACAAACGAGTTTTCACGTTCAAAAGGCAGTGTATTTATCGTTCAAAGTGTATGCTTGAGCGAGAAAGACGAACCGTAACGAAACGCTAAACTCGGGAGTGAAAAACCATGTTTCGCACTGCGGTTACGTTACTTGCGCCAGCGAGAGACACGTGATTACTCGATTTATGAATATGTCACGGCTGTGATGGCCGCGGCCTCGAAGATCGGTCGTGATGACATCAAACATCAGTTGTCATGGCAGTTAGAGGGCCGCGTGTAACACCAATATGGTGTGGAATTTAAATTGTCAATATGTAGATAATTGGAATCAACGGTGAAGTCTGTTCCCTGATTTATatgttttctctctctttttctcttttccaatCTAGCTACGTCAAGAATCCCAtattaaaatcaatcaataagAGCGGTTACGTTATGAAGATAGCAAACTCGCTTGACTCGAAGGATGAATCGTTTTTTCATGCGCAAAGCGAAATAATGCTACATCTTTGTAAGCTCGATATCAAATGTCCCCTACCCGTGCAGAATATCAATGGCAAATATCACTCCGTAGAGAAATTGGGGGAGTCAGATCATGTCGTACGACTGCTGGAATACATTCCGGGGAAGGTATTCCATGGAGTACCACATCCAGATCACATTTTTTATCAAGCGGGTCAGTTTATCGCTAGGATCGATTCCGCGCTTAAAGTAAGTATATTCAAAGGAAACAAGCCGGCTTCTTCTACTTCTCTGTTATTTATATTCTCTTGCTTCCATTTGTTTGCAGTCCATTGACAAAGAAATGGTTGTGAATCGACAGTCGATATGGATGCTGGACAACTTCCTTAAGCTGAAAGATTTCATTTATGTGGTCAAAGATGAATACCACAAAGGAATTATCGAGCAGGTATTGAGTACCTATGAGCGTCGCATCGTTCCTAATCTGGATGAATACGAGCAAGGCGTGATATATGGAGATTTCAACGAGCACAACATTATCGTGAATAAAAAGGCGACGAACAGCAAGGACTATGAAATTACGGGTATTATAGATTTCGGCGACGTTTGCTATTCAAGGTATGTTTTTGAGCTGGCCATCGCTATGACATACATGATTCTGGAATCCAACGACTTGGATACTGGCGGTTTGGTGATTGCGGGGTACAGCATGATAAGACTGATTCCTCAACATGAAAAAGACGTACTAAGggtgagtaaaaaaaaactagtgtAGAATATTATACTAACAATCTGGAAGAGGAAATCTATTATAACAACATTCATCTTCTGAACAGGTCGCTATCGCCGCCAGGATTTGTCAGAGTCTTGTGCTTGGTTTGTATACGGCTACGGTTGATGCCAACAATCAGTACATTCTGTCAACACAAGCCCGAGGCTGGAGCGTACTGGAAGCACTTTGGAATGAAACAGATAAAAATCTGTTAGATCGATGGGCAACAGTGGCCGAAGAATATCTTACACGGAGCTCCAAATAATGGGTTTGACGACGAAGTCGATTTtgatcaatttcaattaatatGACTATCATATCATACTGAAAGCAATATTATATGAACTATTATTGAGAAAAGTAACAGCTTTTCATGTTACATTAGTAGTTACAGCTATTCATGTAAAAGTTGATGATTGTACGACAATAAATTGCTTAGTAACTCTGCACTATTTCAATTCAATAGTGGTGATTTCTTTTACgttcaaatacaaatttcAATCTTTGGGATGCTAACTTTAAACGAATGTAAGATTTTACGTCACATCAAGTGTATGTTAGTTGAACAGCTCAGcttcagtttaaaaaaatatctttaGACATTTATTGCTGAGAAACGTGTAGTTAGGAAGTGGAGACTTTTGTAGCTGCGGGTGTATAATTATCTTTTTATAACACAACGCTGAATATTAGACACTTTCTGCTTAAAACGTTTGTCTTACACATTACAATTCTTATTGATAGGTTTGTGAATGAGTggagaggaaaattaaaatttacaaaaatattcTTCACCTCCATAAAGCTCCATTTTCGATCATTCTATTTTTGCCCTCTACTAGTCGTAAATGATAGTGGGCTAAAACTGGCTAAAACTCTGACTTGAGCACTATGGTTTCGAATCCTGAATGTGACCGACCTCTGCCCTGCACGTGAGCACTGACTATTCACGTATGAGAGAAGAATCTGTAGTAAAGCTAACAATAATGTGAGGGTAACCAAAGTCatggtgtgggatcgaatttCAAGTCTGGCATCCCCcagtattacgaacggctgaccaccgatctataatataccgtctttcggtcaccgaaaactctcctcggagagaggccttgtcccacttggGGATGTTGTGCCgcataaaaaaaccaaagtcATTTTCAAGTATATTACAACACTGCCCAAAACTTGTCATTTTCGgtgttattaatttttattttatcgaatCATCATCAGTGTTTTATCTTAGTCTTTCATGGACTtaattaaaagtagtatggaagGTAAAAAACCTTGGAACATATATTTTCCGATTCTCAATTGGAAAGTCAGGAAGCCCTCGTTTCGATCACGTAGTTATCTACCCAAACAACCTCAAGTGAGGAAAGATGAAGAGAACGAATGAATTGACATTTACATACAGGGTTCTGGAGGGTAAAAACCAACGCTTTTCGTAGAAGCGCGTTGAAGCGTTCGCATAGTAATGCGACAGTTTTCAtgcggttttttttatgtaagaGGTGGTAAAGCTTTACCTTTTGCTGGTACCTTTTGCTTGCTAGTCCAGCTGAATCACGTGTTCGCCGTTAATGATGCTTTAAATATTGCAAAGCACTATTAAAAGTTTGATTATCAAACTATGGTTTGCCTTTCGGTTTCTATAATAGTCAAAGTTTTTCCCGTTGTGTGGAAAAGGGGTTTTTATTCCATAGACGTTTGATGGACAATAGAAAGTTTCGAATGTCTGCAGTAATGATATTAGCTGGCGAATTTTAATTGCACATTATTACCCCCAGAAAGTAAAGTGAGCATATTCATACTTTATTCATGAGTTTTTTCTTACCAACATCATCGAAATTCTATTTACAACGCGAATTGCAACTGAAAATGAGGGGAAGGGGTTTTATTAGATAATGTAATAAAAGGTTTTGAATCTTTTTTATCTAGTGCTCCCAATAAATGAGGCATTGGTTGGTGAATTGGTTCTCCACGCTGAGAGTATATCTGAAACAGATTAAGCCAGTTTCAATATTGTTGGTTATCCGTATAGTAACAGTAGAAAGAAGATTACGCAATTCAACGAATCGTCAATGATGAGCTATCTTGCTCCTTCTCTTcttaaattcaatcaatttaaaagctaAATCAAAAAGAGGTATTATTTTCTAGTGTTTTTAATAAAGTTAGGTGAAGATAGTTTCAATCGAAGAGGAACATCGCCTCATATATATACACATtattacaaactttgtatgTTTAAAAGgtaataataaaacacacaagaaACTAAGTTCCAGTTCAAATTTTCTCAACGAAATTGATTCGGTTTAGAGATTAGTATGGCTAACATCCTGCACCGTGGGCCAAATGCTATTTTGCCGTAAGTTTTCATGCAAGTACATAAACATGCCTGCTGTGCGAAAGGTTTTTCAGTTAGAACTATCGTTATGCTTTTACGccatcaaaaaacaaaaaatcaaagcagaaaatttgaataataaattaattaattagcaTTCAGATCATCATTGCAATAAATTTTAAGTTTATATAAAGCAAAGCAATTATTTCACAATCGTTTTTTTTAGTATGAACGTTTTATGTCTTCAATAGCCACATGGAATAGGAATGGCACCGTTGGCAATAAATATTATATGCAATGTTATGTTGTTTGAGCGCTGCTCTGTTACTTTAAGTTTTTCTTATTCAATCGGAaactcaaaaatgaaaacgattttTGCAAAAACTAAGCAAAGATGCATACGGTCCTTTTAAATAACTTTAAAGCCATCATCGGCACTTCGCCAGTCGTGTTATACTTTAGGCCGCTTCGTCGTGTGGACAGCGGCTTAAATTGTAATGTGGTTATattgttaattaaaaaaactgtttaaatttttaaatcaagtgAAGATAACTTGATACACTGTTAAGTACACTAATATCTAAATGTAGGAGCTTATtccgattttttaaattttttaatttcttctgtCGCAAATCTAATACTGGAATTGGGGTTTGTCAAAGTTTTGCACGGGGTCACACGTAAGCATATTTAGATTTTTTACGTTGGTTGAAGCTTTGCAAAAATTGAAACCTATGCTACAATGCGAAAGGCAATGTCGATGGTGGAAAATCCCAAAATCTATCATTGATTCAGGCGGCCAATGGGTAGAGAAATGAGGGACATGAAAAATAGCTCCATGTTGGTGGGGTTGTCGTTGCATGAGTCAAAATTGGAACGTGGAGGAtagtagaaaaaataaatcaagagCGTCGAAGGAAATGAACCGAAAGGCGTAAGCCTCCCCGTGTGGTAAATCTAGGGTTTTATCGCGAATGTTCCGAAAGGACCTATGAAAAAGAGGGGCAGTATGCATAAAAAGTATGGAAATGATAgataaattcaatttctttccTAACATTCCCGAAACGGGAAGAAATAGGTTCGGGTGGGCTTACGG
This window harbors:
- the LOC131286909 gene encoding hydroxylysine kinase, yielding MEMKTIVKKNNPTEDKENDDGCDEKTDNQRKVTNPAEAGESMSGGKSSTERNQTLNPGSQIRPTVSEDDVRKLAERLYGITVLEMCELDSYDDRNYMIQADSYVKNPILKSINKSGYVMKIANSLDSKDESFFHAQSEIMLHLCKLDIKCPLPVQNINGKYHSVEKLGESDHVVRLLEYIPGKVFHGVPHPDHIFYQAGQFIARIDSALKSIDKEMVVNRQSIWMLDNFLKLKDFIYVVKDEYHKGIIEQVLSTYERRIVPNLDEYEQGVIYGDFNEHNIIVNKKATNSKDYEITGIIDFGDVCYSRYVFELAIAMTYMILESNDLDTGGLVIAGYSMIRLIPQHEKDVLRVAIAARICQSLVLGLYTATVDANNQYILSTQARGWSVLEALWNETDKNLLDRWATVAEEYLTRSSK